A region from the Desmospora profundinema genome encodes:
- a CDS encoding cytochrome P450 family protein: protein MGSNRPSTLAPDFFSPRFREQAYTLYRDLREKGAVHPIQMPSGEPAWLVTRYDAALAALKDPRFIKNPRTLPDWKDDLPEEIEVFDEHMLAADPPDHTRLRNLVHQAFTPRMIEGMNHRIQEIADTLLDQIASTPSRRCDLIDAYAFPLPILVICEMLGIPADDRKRFREWSNALLATTNRPEKMEEARPKMKEFQEYLGELFHMRRSDPADDLVSRLVHVEEEGSRLTSNELYSMIFLLIIAGHETTVNLIGNGVLALFQHREQRELLRRRPELLDHAVEEILRYYSPVEMATDRWAAEDLSFFGEPIPQGSLVIVALGSANRDKSQFPEPDRFDITRQPNRHLAFGMGIHYCLGAPLARLEAKIAIPTLLERLPELTLDFGEEPLPWRQDFLMRGLTKLPVRF from the coding sequence ATGGGTTCGAACCGACCATCCACCCTGGCCCCGGATTTCTTCTCTCCCCGTTTTAGAGAGCAGGCTTACACCCTTTACCGAGACCTGAGAGAAAAAGGAGCCGTCCACCCGATCCAAATGCCGTCAGGGGAGCCGGCCTGGCTCGTCACTCGATATGATGCCGCCCTCGCTGCATTGAAAGATCCGCGCTTCATCAAAAACCCGCGTACGCTCCCCGACTGGAAAGACGATCTGCCGGAAGAAATCGAAGTTTTTGATGAACACATGCTGGCCGCGGATCCCCCGGATCATACCCGATTGCGCAACCTGGTCCATCAAGCCTTTACCCCCCGCATGATCGAAGGGATGAATCACCGAATACAAGAAATCGCAGACACATTGCTGGATCAGATCGCCTCCACACCCAGCCGTCGGTGTGATCTGATTGACGCATACGCCTTTCCCTTACCCATTCTCGTCATCTGCGAAATGCTGGGCATTCCCGCCGACGACCGTAAGCGCTTCCGGGAATGGTCCAACGCTCTGTTGGCCACCACCAACCGGCCGGAGAAGATGGAGGAAGCCCGCCCCAAAATGAAGGAGTTCCAGGAATACTTGGGTGAGTTGTTCCACATGCGGCGTTCCGATCCCGCTGATGATCTGGTCAGCAGGCTGGTACATGTGGAAGAGGAGGGAAGCCGCCTGACATCCAATGAACTGTATTCCATGATCTTTCTGCTCATCATCGCAGGACATGAAACCACCGTCAATCTGATTGGCAACGGAGTGCTCGCCCTGTTCCAACACCGAGAGCAACGGGAGCTTCTCCGCCGTCGACCGGAATTGCTGGACCACGCAGTGGAAGAGATCCTGCGCTACTACAGCCCTGTTGAGATGGCCACCGACCGATGGGCGGCGGAAGATCTTTCATTCTTCGGTGAACCCATCCCTCAGGGCAGCCTGGTAATCGTCGCACTCGGGTCAGCCAACCGGGATAAAAGTCAATTCCCGGAACCGGATCGCTTTGACATCACCCGCCAGCCCAACCGTCACCTCGCCTTTGGGATGGGAATCCACTACTGTCTCGGCGCCCCCCTGGCCCGGCTGGAAGCCAAAATCGCCATTCCCACCCTCCTGGAACGACTGCCGGAGCTGACACTCGATTTTGGAGAAGAACCCCTTCCTTGGAGGCAGGACTTTCTTATGCGAGGCCTGACCAAACTGCCGGTTCGCTTTTAA
- a CDS encoding SDR family oxidoreductase, giving the protein MTTEAKVAWITGGISGLGVQVARVLAEAGYRIAVNYRSSLDAAEKLKGEVEERGGQLLALQGDVSQVEDVRRMAGVIHDCWERVDVLVCAAGPLLFQRIETIAFTDDQWREMVDGNLSGVFYCVREVVPGMRRRGWGRIVTFGFPEVETAPAWTGFSAYAAAKAGVVSLTRTLAQEEAPHGITVNMVSPGDIRHPFKEAPIAAARGKQEPRNPVGRPGTGEDLARVIRFLAEPNSDFITGAVVPVTGGFDNRDFRVDHRE; this is encoded by the coding sequence ATGACAACGGAAGCAAAGGTGGCTTGGATTACGGGAGGCATCTCCGGCTTAGGGGTGCAGGTGGCCCGTGTTCTGGCTGAGGCGGGATATCGGATTGCCGTCAATTACCGCAGCAGCCTGGATGCAGCGGAGAAATTGAAGGGGGAAGTGGAGGAGCGGGGCGGTCAGTTGCTGGCTTTACAGGGGGATGTTTCCCAGGTGGAAGACGTGCGCCGCATGGCCGGCGTTATCCACGACTGCTGGGAACGTGTCGATGTCCTGGTCTGTGCGGCGGGGCCGTTACTCTTTCAGCGGATCGAGACGATCGCTTTCACCGATGATCAGTGGCGGGAAATGGTGGACGGCAATTTAAGCGGGGTGTTCTACTGTGTACGGGAGGTGGTGCCGGGAATGCGGCGGAGAGGATGGGGGCGGATTGTCACGTTCGGCTTCCCCGAGGTGGAAACGGCTCCGGCCTGGACGGGTTTTTCCGCCTATGCCGCTGCTAAAGCGGGGGTAGTCTCCCTCACCCGTACCTTGGCGCAAGAGGAGGCCCCTCACGGAATCACTGTCAACATGGTTTCGCCGGGGGATATTCGCCATCCGTTCAAAGAAGCGCCGATTGCCGCGGCCCGCGGCAAACAGGAGCCGCGCAATCCGGTGGGGCGGCCGGGAACCGGGGAGGACCTGGCTCGGGTGATCCGGTTTCTGGCGGAGCCTAATTCCGATTTCATCACGGGGGCGGTGGTCCCGGTGACGGGAGGGTTTGACAACCGAGATTTCCGAGTGGATCATAGGGAATAA
- a CDS encoding transglycosylase domain-containing protein codes for MDQYRMESRAVPSRSRSNERRTGKRSLGGPRGSGGGGKKKFRFFTWKWFFLVCITTLLLVVGGCSAVMMSAKTYDIEEIREKMEESSTVYDAEGQEVMKLGASNREYVKIKDIKSPELAEAFVKVEDERFHKHNGIDYRGFARAIYRNIISLGKAEGASTITMQVARNAVLQERQKTYTRKLNEIAVALNLERNYKKEEILETYINYIDLGNNVRGVKMAAKIYFDKDITKEELEPEEIALLAGLPKAPYGYDPFKQEERAINRRNVVLNKLAEITKDSPQLITEAEAEKAKQQPLGVDPEYVQKHLPKNEYAAYKDYLFDELKERYPNIPQDELINGGFKVHTALNVKAQKATEKALKDEENQFFVDSDTRQPLEGLDAGLTIMDPTNGEIVALGGGRNYLTGYMNRATQRMQPGSTMKPISVFAPAVELGMNEYHIVKDEEIKIGEYTPRNYTGEFYGDIEMKEAVARSLNASTVWLLTEHVKLNRAYEYATRAGLELNEKDKGSIAAMALGGLTDGVHTVEMAQAYSAFPNNGVNHEPHTIRKIEDNEGQEISPVKELETDREVYKPQTAWYTTRMLQYAVESDIGTGRNAQLADGRPVAGKTGTTQNSKEAWFVGYTPQYVGAVAVFNDKGSEVRLTGGSYPARIWQAVMTEVMAGLEVKHFDPPQGVKEPEPPFQLKPVGDLSGRYDPNGEAINLKWTDLGERVKYEVQRSEDNQNWSTIGEAEGGGYTDQNIEVPKGNFLRDFFGGGDQPKSYFYRVIAVDKEDGDAKSDPSNAVEVKVTPNQEEPPPEEEEQDQQEEQDQQDQQQDQEQGSQGDQITIPERGDQRGGGRQGGNNDGDDDEEGEQGFWP; via the coding sequence ATGGACCAGTATCGCATGGAGTCGAGGGCCGTCCCTTCCCGCTCGCGTTCCAATGAACGCAGGACCGGGAAACGCAGTCTGGGCGGGCCACGCGGGTCCGGTGGTGGTGGCAAAAAGAAATTCCGCTTCTTCACCTGGAAGTGGTTTTTCTTGGTCTGTATCACCACCCTTCTGCTGGTGGTCGGCGGATGTTCCGCCGTCATGATGAGCGCTAAGACCTACGATATCGAAGAGATCCGGGAGAAAATGGAGGAATCCTCCACTGTTTATGATGCCGAAGGGCAAGAAGTGATGAAGCTGGGTGCCTCCAACCGGGAGTATGTGAAGATTAAGGATATCAAATCCCCCGAGTTGGCCGAGGCCTTTGTCAAAGTGGAGGACGAGCGCTTCCACAAGCACAATGGGATCGACTACCGGGGCTTTGCCCGCGCCATTTACCGCAACATTATCTCCCTGGGCAAAGCGGAAGGTGCCAGCACGATCACGATGCAGGTGGCACGGAACGCGGTATTGCAAGAACGGCAAAAAACATACACGCGGAAACTGAACGAAATCGCGGTGGCGCTCAACCTGGAACGAAACTACAAAAAAGAGGAAATATTGGAAACTTATATCAATTATATTGACTTGGGGAACAATGTCCGGGGCGTCAAGATGGCCGCCAAGATCTATTTCGACAAAGACATTACCAAAGAAGAGCTGGAACCGGAGGAAATTGCACTCCTGGCCGGGCTGCCGAAAGCTCCTTACGGATACGATCCGTTTAAGCAGGAGGAACGAGCGATCAACCGGCGCAACGTGGTGCTGAACAAGCTGGCGGAGATCACCAAAGATTCCCCTCAGCTTATTACGGAAGCGGAAGCGGAAAAAGCGAAACAACAACCGCTGGGCGTCGATCCGGAATATGTCCAGAAGCACCTGCCGAAAAACGAGTATGCGGCGTACAAGGATTACCTGTTCGATGAATTGAAGGAGCGTTACCCCAACATTCCCCAAGATGAGTTGATTAATGGGGGATTCAAGGTACACACTGCGCTGAATGTGAAAGCGCAGAAGGCGACGGAAAAAGCGTTGAAAGACGAAGAAAACCAGTTTTTTGTGGACTCAGATACCAGGCAGCCGCTGGAAGGGTTGGATGCGGGTCTGACCATCATGGATCCCACCAACGGGGAGATCGTCGCCTTGGGCGGGGGACGCAATTATTTAACCGGTTATATGAACCGGGCCACCCAGCGGATGCAGCCCGGATCGACGATGAAGCCCATCAGTGTGTTCGCTCCAGCAGTGGAACTGGGCATGAACGAGTATCACATCGTCAAGGATGAAGAAATCAAGATCGGTGAGTATACCCCCCGTAACTACACCGGGGAGTTTTACGGCGATATCGAGATGAAGGAAGCGGTGGCCCGCTCCCTCAACGCCTCCACCGTATGGTTGTTAACGGAACACGTGAAGCTGAACCGGGCCTATGAATATGCGACCAGAGCCGGGCTGGAGCTGAACGAAAAGGATAAAGGCAGTATTGCGGCGATGGCGTTGGGCGGGTTGACGGACGGGGTCCATACTGTGGAGATGGCGCAAGCCTACTCCGCTTTCCCCAACAACGGCGTCAACCATGAACCCCACACCATCCGCAAAATCGAAGATAACGAAGGCCAGGAAATCTCTCCCGTAAAGGAACTGGAGACCGACCGGGAGGTTTACAAACCCCAGACTGCCTGGTATACCACCCGCATGCTGCAGTATGCGGTGGAGAGCGACATTGGAACCGGGCGTAACGCCCAGCTGGCTGACGGCCGTCCGGTAGCGGGTAAGACGGGGACTACCCAGAACAGCAAGGAAGCCTGGTTTGTCGGATATACTCCGCAGTACGTGGGTGCGGTGGCTGTCTTCAATGATAAGGGCAGCGAAGTGAGGCTCACCGGGGGCAGCTATCCAGCACGGATTTGGCAAGCGGTCATGACGGAAGTGATGGCGGGATTGGAAGTAAAACACTTCGATCCGCCGCAAGGCGTCAAGGAACCGGAGCCGCCCTTCCAGTTGAAACCGGTAGGGGATCTGTCCGGCCGCTATGATCCCAATGGGGAAGCGATCAATCTGAAGTGGACCGACCTCGGCGAGCGGGTGAAGTATGAAGTGCAGCGTTCCGAGGACAACCAGAACTGGAGCACTATCGGAGAAGCGGAAGGCGGCGGCTATACCGACCAAAACATCGAAGTGCCTAAAGGAAACTTCCTGCGGGACTTCTTCGGCGGCGGAGACCAGCCCAAATCCTACTTCTACCGTGTGATCGCCGTCGACAAGGAAGACGGTGATGCCAAGTCCGATCCTTCCAACGCGGTGGAAGTGAAGGTTACTCCCAACCAGGAGGAACCACCGCCGGAAGAAGAGGAGCAGGATCAGCAGGAAGAGCAGGACCAGCAGGATCAGCAACAGGATCAGGAACAGGGTTCACAGGGGGACCAAATCACAATCCCAGAGCGGGGTGACCAACGGGGTGGTGGCCGTCAAGGAGGCAACAATGACGGCGATGACGACGAAGAAGGGGAGCAAGGTTTTTGGCCCTAA